A genomic window from Trueperella bialowiezensis includes:
- a CDS encoding sensor histidine kinase, producing MSTLSRILDRVANLSTAQRDWLHQLTGDWQIIADISFSDLVLYVRSGTEMVSAAQARPSTAATVHETDFVGARPQEWFEAKLVQTLDTGEQMYVDDPAGEVDVRLVPVRHDGQVIAVMALVTAKRGDRVPTEMLANYETLSDALLRMVEQGQFPIDGSPSGYRHGTPRVPDGLIHVDPDGVALYASPNAVSHLRRLGVEQSIIGTVLAELVTGNSEGMHQVDEALPLVLMGRAAWMAEVERNDVVVMLRAVPLLNGKEREGAIILCRDISELRRQERELMSKDSTIREINHRVKNNLQTVSALLRMQARRAGSRKTRTALQTAQRRVSTIAVVHEKLSQTIDEVVDFDQVFVPVMRMVRDVAVTSNPVVTTFSGNFGRVAAEQATALGVVMNEIITNSIEHGLPDGGRLDIKAERDGQNLHIEVSDDGVGMKKHKPGLGTQIVQTMVAGELHGTIDWKNRESGGTVVVLDLKIRGA from the coding sequence GTGTCAACGCTTTCACGAATTTTAGACAGGGTGGCCAACCTGAGCACGGCTCAGCGCGACTGGCTGCATCAGTTGACGGGCGACTGGCAGATTATTGCCGATATTAGCTTTTCTGACCTCGTGCTTTACGTACGAAGCGGGACGGAGATGGTGTCTGCGGCCCAGGCACGCCCATCGACGGCGGCCACGGTTCATGAGACCGACTTTGTGGGAGCCCGCCCGCAAGAATGGTTCGAAGCTAAGCTCGTCCAGACGCTTGATACCGGCGAGCAGATGTACGTTGACGACCCGGCAGGGGAGGTGGACGTGCGGCTCGTGCCCGTCCGCCACGACGGGCAGGTCATTGCTGTCATGGCGCTCGTCACGGCCAAGCGCGGGGACCGGGTGCCCACGGAAATGCTGGCCAACTATGAGACCCTGTCGGATGCTTTGTTGCGGATGGTTGAACAGGGGCAGTTCCCGATTGACGGCTCACCGTCTGGATACCGGCACGGCACGCCTCGCGTGCCAGATGGGCTTATTCATGTCGATCCCGACGGCGTGGCGCTCTATGCCTCCCCGAATGCGGTCTCGCACCTGCGCCGGCTGGGCGTGGAGCAATCGATCATCGGAACCGTGCTTGCCGAGCTCGTGACAGGCAATTCGGAAGGGATGCACCAGGTTGACGAGGCCCTACCGCTAGTACTCATGGGCAGGGCGGCGTGGATGGCGGAAGTGGAGCGCAACGACGTCGTCGTCATGCTTCGCGCAGTGCCGCTGCTCAACGGGAAGGAGCGGGAGGGCGCGATTATCCTGTGCCGCGATATTAGTGAGTTGCGCCGTCAAGAGCGAGAGCTCATGTCGAAAGACTCGACGATTCGCGAGATCAACCATCGGGTGAAGAACAACTTGCAGACCGTGTCGGCGTTGTTGCGGATGCAGGCGCGCCGGGCGGGCTCACGGAAAACTCGCACGGCGCTGCAAACGGCGCAGCGGCGCGTGTCGACCATCGCCGTCGTGCATGAAAAGCTGTCCCAGACCATTGACGAGGTCGTGGACTTCGATCAGGTCTTCGTGCCCGTCATGCGGATGGTGCGTGACGTGGCCGTTACGTCCAACCCGGTTGTTACCACGTTTAGTGGCAACTTCGGGCGGGTGGCAGCAGAGCAGGCGACGGCGCTCGGAGTCGTCATGAACGAAATCATCACCAACTCCATCGAACATGGTCTACCCGACGGCGGCCGGCTCGACATCAAAGCCGAACGTGACGGCCAAAACCTGCACATCGAAGTCTCCGATGACGGGGTGGGGATGAAGAAGCACAAACCCGGGCTTGGCACTCAGATCGTGCAGACGATGGTGGCCGGTGAATTGCACGGCACAATCGACTGGAAAAACCGAGAAAGCGGAGGCACCGTAGTGGTGCTTGATCTTAAAATTCGCGGGGCCTAA
- a CDS encoding WhiB family transcriptional regulator yields MDWRHRASCLDEDPELFFPIGSSGPAVAQAERAKMVCATCQVQQICLNWALDNNQDAGVWGGMSEDERRILKRRKARTRR; encoded by the coding sequence ATGGATTGGCGCCATCGAGCATCTTGCCTTGACGAAGACCCGGAACTGTTCTTCCCGATCGGTTCGTCTGGTCCGGCAGTGGCACAGGCAGAACGCGCGAAGATGGTCTGCGCTACGTGCCAAGTTCAGCAGATCTGCCTGAATTGGGCTCTGGACAACAACCAGGACGCCGGCGTGTGGGGCGGCATGTCAGAAGACGAACGCCGTATCCTCAAGCGCCGCAAGGCCCGTACACGCCGCTAG